taattttttgaataattCTTTCATGATGTATACACggcctaataaaataaaaacattagTTAAAATCAATGTAAGTTACgcagttaaatttaaaataataaactttTATTGGATGACACTTTGTTGTATGTAAGAAATTTCTCTTATTCTAGGATTTATTGGTCTGATGGACTCACATAACTGCATAATTGTACCTTCTAGTTAAATTACATTGGCCTCAAAGAATTTTACCCTAAACCATTGACCTTCCTATGTTAACAAGTGTTTGTAGCCTATGAATTAATAAGACTTCATTACCGAAACACAAGATGCATTCGCACACACAAAGGGAAAACATAACTACTAAGAATTTTATCtcaatgaaaaaagaaattctCTTATATTTTCTCTGTACTTCTAACTCTATTTAATTGGCAGTGGAGTTTGAAAGTAGTGCTTGTTTTTGTACTCTGGTAGGATAAATGTGCTGCCTTCTGGTCCataaataatttgttttaattccacaATCATGTAATTATGCGTTTATGAACacgtataaaataaatttattcttaaaatattCCATTTTCAGCAGTGGTAAAGAATGATATGATTTGGTTAATCTACATTTCATCCTTCACAGTGACTTCACATCCTCGGACACAGGGTGGGATCATCGAAGCAGCGAATTTGGTGTGCTTTTGCTTCAGTGAACTGGCAGCAGCCACAGGACACTTCATTAATGAGAATGTGTTGGGTTCGGGAGAATTCGGTGTTGTCTACAAAGGATGGGTTGATGAGCATTCCCTAAAGGCTACAAGTCCAGAGATGGGCATGCCTATTGCTGTAAAGAAGCTTAGAGATGACAGTTGCCAGGGTCAACAAGAATGGTTGGTGAGTGCTTGCTACTTAGTATCTCTTGCTTCTATAGTTATTGCCAGCTTTTGTATAGAAACATTGTAGTTGCCTACATGAGAGTAATGTGCTGCCCAAACATGCCATAAAGTAATATGCAAAATTCCTTTGAAAGTCACATTGATTCTTAGGTTATTGCAGAAGATTCATTAGATTGTTATCATTTTTTTGGGGTCAATTGCAAGACATTTATAGATCCTGATCTTGGTAGTTTTAGTTGCATGTATGATTGATGAATTCTATGGTATTTGGTCAATAGACAGAAATCAAATACCTGGGGCACCTCTGTCATCCAAATCTTGTGAAATTGATGGGTTACTGCATAGAGGACAAGAACCGGCTTCTAGTGTACGAGTTTATGCCAAATAGCAGCTTGGATAGACATCTATTTGAAAGTAAGTGTATAATACTGTCTGTATTGGCAATTCAAGCTTCTAACCCCAGAAATTAACTATGCACTTGTCAAACAGCAGGACATTCTCCCGTTCAAACAATCACTTGGCATCACCGAATAAAAGTTGCTCTCAACGTTGCTAAGGCTCTAGCATTCCTCCATCATGAGGTAGACGCAATACATCGAGATGTTAAGCCTTCTAATATCCTACTTGATGCGGTATGTGAGAATCTTCaatctaaaaatttagtttCTAAGGGACCTATGGATGCATATCCTAGTTAACACATCCTTTCCACTAAATGGCAGAACTATAATGCTAAACTCAGTGATTTTGGGTTGGCCAAGGATGGGTCTGTGAACAGTAGAACCCATGTCACAACAAGGGTCTTAGGTACTGAAGGGTATTATGCTCCTGAATATATGGAGTCAGGTATGTTTTGATCTTTAACTTCATGTTCATTTCAGAATTGTCCTCTATAAAAATTTGCATATGCTACAGCTACCATCTGTCCAAGCAAATATTTGAGCGTTAGTTGACAGGGCcttctattttatttctttcttgcGAAGGTCATCTAACAACAAAATGCGAAGTATATAGCTTTGGGGTGGTTCTACTGGAGTTGTTATGTGGCAGGCCAGCCATAGACATAAATAGGCCGTACAAGGAAGCGAACTTAGTTCAGTGGGCGAGGCCTTCCCTTAGTCCACGCAAAATTTTCCGGATTCTTGATGCTAGATGTTTCAGCCCCTTTTTTTTATCAGAAAGTGTACTAAAAACAGCAGAGTTAATATCACTGTGTGTGTCATCAAAACCAATGTCTAGACCAACCATGAGAGAAGTGGTAGAAGCTTTGGGAAAAATTCAAGAACTCAATCGAAATGTGATATCCAGGGCCTGAAAAGTAAGATCACAACTCAAGCGGTGTCCCCAGTTATATTAGGAAAACATCAAATGAGGATTGCAATGAATTTGAGGCCATCAAATTCTCCTGTTTGACATAAGAGAGGAAAGTAATTGGTTCTTAATTTTATGTAAGCCGAAGGGATATTAGGTCATGTTTGGTACACTGTAAATTACATTACTTATTTAATTACTGTGTTTGGCATTGGTTGGTAAAAAGTTTTTATCGTAGCTAAATGAAGATCAGGCGTATTTGTCAATACATGTACAGTTGTACTGACGTAATTTCCATTCCATAGCAAAACGAATTTCTTCCCAGAATTTCTTCTCCTGCAAATCCACATTTCTTCAATGTTTCACTCTCATGGCTCCCATTTCTCTTCTCCATAGGAGCTCTAGGATTTggcaaattgatttttttttttagggacCTTTCTTTGCAATACCAATCTCTCTAGCCTCTAATCATTCCCTCTCTTGCAGGAACAAA
This region of Manihot esculenta cultivar AM560-2 chromosome 10, M.esculenta_v8, whole genome shotgun sequence genomic DNA includes:
- the LOC110623998 gene encoding probable serine/threonine-protein kinase PBL10 isoform X2, which encodes MGSCISTVSNAEIDLHRGVIPETDLHRAVVKNDMIWLIYISSFTVTSHPRTQGGIIEAANLVCFCFSELAAATGHFINENVLGSGEFGVVYKGWVDEHSLKATSPEMGMPIAVKKLRDDSCQGQQEWLTEIKYLGHLCHPNLVKLMGYCIEDKNRLLVYEFMPNSSLDRHLFERHSPVQTITWHHRIKVALNVAKALAFLHHEVDAIHRDVKPSNILLDANYNAKLSDFGLAKDGSVNSRTHVTTRVLGTEGYYAPEYMESGHLTTKCEVYSFGVVLLELLCGRPAIDINRPYKEANLVQWARPSLSPRKIFRILDARCFSPFFLSESVLKTAELISLCVSSKPMSRPTMREVVEALGKIQELNRNVISRA
- the LOC110623998 gene encoding probable serine/threonine-protein kinase PBL10 isoform X1 is translated as MGSCISTVSNAEIDLHRGVIPETDLHRAVVKNDMIWLIYISSFTVTSHPRTQGGIIEAANLVCFCFSELAAATGHFINENVLGSGEFGVVYKGWVDEHSLKATSPEMGMPIAVKKLRDDSCQGQQEWLTEIKYLGHLCHPNLVKLMGYCIEDKNRLLVYEFMPNSSLDRHLFETGHSPVQTITWHHRIKVALNVAKALAFLHHEVDAIHRDVKPSNILLDANYNAKLSDFGLAKDGSVNSRTHVTTRVLGTEGYYAPEYMESGHLTTKCEVYSFGVVLLELLCGRPAIDINRPYKEANLVQWARPSLSPRKIFRILDARCFSPFFLSESVLKTAELISLCVSSKPMSRPTMREVVEALGKIQELNRNVISRA
- the LOC110623998 gene encoding probable serine/threonine-protein kinase PBL10 isoform X3, whose product is MGSCISTVSNAEIDLHRGVIPETDLHRVVKNDMIWLIYISSFTVTSHPRTQGGIIEAANLVCFCFSELAAATGHFINENVLGSGEFGVVYKGWVDEHSLKATSPEMGMPIAVKKLRDDSCQGQQEWLTEIKYLGHLCHPNLVKLMGYCIEDKNRLLVYEFMPNSSLDRHLFETGHSPVQTITWHHRIKVALNVAKALAFLHHEVDAIHRDVKPSNILLDANYNAKLSDFGLAKDGSVNSRTHVTTRVLGTEGYYAPEYMESGHLTTKCEVYSFGVVLLELLCGRPAIDINRPYKEANLVQWARPSLSPRKIFRILDARCFSPFFLSESVLKTAELISLCVSSKPMSRPTMREVVEALGKIQELNRNVISRA
- the LOC110623998 gene encoding probable serine/threonine-protein kinase PBL10 isoform X4; its protein translation is MGSCISTVSNAEIDLHRGVIPETDLHRVTSHPRTQGGIIEAANLVCFCFSELAAATGHFINENVLGSGEFGVVYKGWVDEHSLKATSPEMGMPIAVKKLRDDSCQGQQEWLTEIKYLGHLCHPNLVKLMGYCIEDKNRLLVYEFMPNSSLDRHLFETGHSPVQTITWHHRIKVALNVAKALAFLHHEVDAIHRDVKPSNILLDANYNAKLSDFGLAKDGSVNSRTHVTTRVLGTEGYYAPEYMESGHLTTKCEVYSFGVVLLELLCGRPAIDINRPYKEANLVQWARPSLSPRKIFRILDARCFSPFFLSESVLKTAELISLCVSSKPMSRPTMREVVEALGKIQELNRNVISRA